Below is a genomic region from Sinorhizobium fredii USDA 257.
TTGAGATGACAGCTTCAGTCGTTCGCATTGAAGACAAGCTTTACCAAAACCGTTACCTGGTGGACGCGGGGCGGCCGCACATCAAGGTGCGGCAGCATCAGTCTCCGAGCCCAAACCTGCTTGCGCTGACCGTTGTTTGCCCCGCGAAATGCTACGAGGTGAATGAAGACGGCCAAGTAGAGGTTACTGCGGATGGATGCATGGAATGCGGGACATGTAGAGTGCTGTGCGAAGAGAGCGGTGACATTGATTGGAGCTATCCGCGAGGTGGATTCGGTGTGCTCTTTAAATTCGGATGACTTGCATCTCACTTTTGTCTAACAAGATGGTTACGTTGACGGGCGCTCACAGGTGCAATCGCAAGCACTTGATAATGTCAGCAAGGCGGCATTTTCTCGTAGGGAGCCAAGAGCCGTTCGTACGACGCTCAGGGTGTTTCCTCGTAAGAATTGGCTCGATGAGTGTATGACTGAATTATCCCCTAAAACCATGCACAAACGGGACTTGGGGTGCAGCGGTCTCTATCGGATATCGAAGGTTTTGATCACTTCAGCCAGCCTCGAGATCAAGCTTGCCAATGTGATTAACACCCTCCCCGCACTTTTGCCAATGCGGCGCGGCGCAATCGTCGTTGTGGGCGCTGAAGGAGAGCCCGAGACAACTGCGACGTTCGGGGTTGAGCCTCCATCATCAGGCGCGCGCCACATTGCTGCGAAGGCTGCAATAGATAGAATCGTCGCAAAAGGTGCGCCGCTGGTCGTACCGGACACTTGCAGGTCGGAACTGTTCCAGGATGAGCTTCAGAGTATCGTGAGCGGCACTGGCCTAGTCACCTTCATTGGTGTCCCGATGAAGGCCGATCAAGAAACGCTTGGAACATTATGGATCGACCGCGCCAAGGATGGCGCAGCCACCAGAACACAATTTGAGGAAGAGGTGCGTTTCCTGTCGATGGTCGCCAACCTTGCGGCCCGAGCGGTTCGGCTGGATGGCCACGAGAGCCGCGATAGTCGGCCGATCGGCGAGGAGGGCGATCGCAAGATTAGTGCAGGCGACAAGGAACTGCCTGAACCAACCCGACAACGGCCTACGAGAATCGACTGGATTGTCGGGGAAAGCCCCGCACTCAGGCAAGTGGTTGAAAGCGTCAAAGTCGTTGCACAAACCAACTCTGCGGTGCTCCTCAGGGGCGAAAGCGGCACAGGCAAGGAATTCTTCGCAAAGGCAATCCACGAGCTTTCACCTCGCAGAAAAAAGCCGTTCGTGAAGTTGAATTGCGCGGCACTGTCTGCAGGCGTCCTGGAATCGGAACTGTTTGGGCATGAAAAGGGCGCCTTTACGGGGGCCATCTCTCAGCGCGCAGGCCGTTTCGAACTGGCGGATGGCGGGACGCTCCTGCTCGACGAGATTGGCGAGATCTCGCCGGCCTTTCAAGCGAAACTGTTGCGCGTCTTGCAGGAAGGAGAGCTTGAGCGAGTTGGCGGCACAAAAACGCTCAAAGTGGACGTCCGACTCATATGCGCCACCAACAAGGACCTGGAGACGGCGGTGGCCGAGGGGGAGTTCCGGGCTGACCTTTATTATCGCATCAATGTAGTGCCTCTCTTTTTGCCGCCTCTCAGGGAGCGAAATGGAGATATTCCACGCCTTGCGAAGGTTTTCCTCGACCGGTTCAACAGGGAAAACAATCGCAATCTCGAATTCACGCCTGCGGCACTCGAGATCCTGTCGAGATGCAAATTTCCCGGCAACGTCCGAGAGCTTGAAAACTGCGTCCGCCGGACCGCCACTCTCGCGCGTTCGGGGACGATTGTTCCATCGGATTTCTCCTGCCAGAATGCCCAGTGCTTTTCTTCAATGCTCGGGAAAACCGCTGATAGACCGCTTGGCACCCATTCGCTCAACGGATTGACTATGAGCAGACGTTTGCCAGTCGAATCGCCGGTCGGTCTCGGTTACCCCAATAGTCCTGGCGACTTAACGGTGGCACCAAATCTAACGAACCGCGAGCTTCTCATCAGCGCGATGGAGAAGGCCGGCTGGGTTCAGGCGAAGGCAGCTCGGATCCTCGGCCTCACACCGCGGCAAGTCGGCTATGCTTTACGCCGGCATGGTATACAGGTGAAGAAGATCTAAATTCGGTGAGCCCACTTATCATGGGCGTGGCCACCCGTCTTCCTCAGGCGCGCAGGTCTATTGTCCAATTTGGCAGCTTCCTGTCGCGACTTCGACAAAACCCGCTTCGGAGCATTGGCCTAAATCGAACACGGAACGCCAATCCTTTGAAATTCCCATCTTATTGTGTTGGCACAGCGCTTGCAGGTCCGACAACGACCCTTTGTCACCAGTGGAGCCGTTCGATGAGTGCACCAATAACGTGGCTTGAAAGCCTGACCAACACGACATCCTCTGGGCAGTTGCTGACAGCCGCAAAATCCGGTGACTGTGCATCCTCGTCCTGCGGTTCGTCCTCACGGCCAACCGACATGGATTCGGCCACCTGGGAGAAGGTCAAGGATCACCCTTGCTTTTCAGAGGAAGCGCACCACTATTTCGCCCGTATGCACGTCGCAGTCGCGCCAGCCTGCAATATCCAATGCAATTACTGCAATCGTAAATATGATTGCGCCAACGAAAGTCGGCCTGGTGTCGTGTCGGAAAAGCTGACACCGGACCAGGCGCTGCGCAAGGTGATTGCGGTTGCCAACGAAGTCCCGCAGCTTTCCGTTCTCGGCATCGCGGGTCCGGGCGACGCTTGTTACGACTGGAAAAAGACAAGGGCGACTTTCGAACGCGTCGCAAGCGAGATCCCCGACATCAAGCTATGCATTTCCACCAATGGACTTGCCCTGCCGGAGCATGTCGACGAGTTGGCGGAAATGAACATCAGTCACGTGACAATCACCATCAACATGGTCGATCCCGCAGTCGGCGAGAAGATCTACCCGTGGATCTTTTATGGCCATCGCCGCTACACTGGCATCGCCGCTGCCAAAATCCTGCATGAGCAGCAGATGTTGGGACTTGAGATGTTGAGCGAACGCGGCATCCTCACGAAGGTCAATTCGGTGATGATCCCCGGCGTCAATGACCAGCACCTCATCGAAGTCAACAAATGGGTCAAGGAGCGCGGCGCGTTTCTGCACAACGTCATGCCGCTGATTTCCGAACCGGCCCACGGCACCTGGTTTGGCCTGGCCGGACAGCGCGGCCCAAATGCGCTCGAACTGAAGGCGTTTCAGGATCGTCTCGAAGGCGGTGCCAAGCTGATGCGTCACTGTCGACAGTGCCGTGCCGATGCAGTCGGCCTTCTCGGCGCTGATCGTGGCCAGGAGTTCACGCTCGACCAGATTCCGCTCGAACTTGATTACGACGGTGGCAAGCGACACGCCTACCGGGAGGTAGTTGCACGCATACGCGATGACCATTCAGCGGCTAAGAAGGAGGCGATCGCAACGGTCGCATCAGTGAACATCCCTGGTTCGCTTCAAGTGGCTGTTGCGACCAAGGGCGGAGGACGCATCAACGAACATTTCGGCCATGCGAAGGAGTTCCAGGTTTACGAAGCCTCGCAAACAGGGATCAAGTTCGTGGGGCACCGTAAGGTCGAGCCGTATTGCCATGGG
It encodes:
- the nifA gene encoding nif-specific transcriptional activator NifA yields the protein MTELSPKTMHKRDLGCSGLYRISKVLITSASLEIKLANVINTLPALLPMRRGAIVVVGAEGEPETTATFGVEPPSSGARHIAAKAAIDRIVAKGAPLVVPDTCRSELFQDELQSIVSGTGLVTFIGVPMKADQETLGTLWIDRAKDGAATRTQFEEEVRFLSMVANLAARAVRLDGHESRDSRPIGEEGDRKISAGDKELPEPTRQRPTRIDWIVGESPALRQVVESVKVVAQTNSAVLLRGESGTGKEFFAKAIHELSPRRKKPFVKLNCAALSAGVLESELFGHEKGAFTGAISQRAGRFELADGGTLLLDEIGEISPAFQAKLLRVLQEGELERVGGTKTLKVDVRLICATNKDLETAVAEGEFRADLYYRINVVPLFLPPLRERNGDIPRLAKVFLDRFNRENNRNLEFTPAALEILSRCKFPGNVRELENCVRRTATLARSGTIVPSDFSCQNAQCFSSMLGKTADRPLGTHSLNGLTMSRRLPVESPVGLGYPNSPGDLTVAPNLTNRELLISAMEKAGWVQAKAARILGLTPRQVGYALRRHGIQVKKI
- the nifB gene encoding nitrogenase cofactor biosynthesis protein NifB, which codes for MSAPITWLESLTNTTSSGQLLTAAKSGDCASSSCGSSSRPTDMDSATWEKVKDHPCFSEEAHHYFARMHVAVAPACNIQCNYCNRKYDCANESRPGVVSEKLTPDQALRKVIAVANEVPQLSVLGIAGPGDACYDWKKTRATFERVASEIPDIKLCISTNGLALPEHVDELAEMNISHVTITINMVDPAVGEKIYPWIFYGHRRYTGIAAAKILHEQQMLGLEMLSERGILTKVNSVMIPGVNDQHLIEVNKWVKERGAFLHNVMPLISEPAHGTWFGLAGQRGPNALELKAFQDRLEGGAKLMRHCRQCRADAVGLLGADRGQEFTLDQIPLELDYDGGKRHAYREVVARIRDDHSAAKKEAIATVASVNIPGSLQVAVATKGGGRINEHFGHAKEFQVYEASQTGIKFVGHRKVEPYCHGGWGEDATLGDIIAALEGIDFVLCARIGDCPKKQLLEAGIQATDAFGYDYIEAAISALYATKHGSDRSQLTA
- a CDS encoding ferredoxin family protein, encoding MTASVVRIEDKLYQNRYLVDAGRPHIKVRQHQSPSPNLLALTVVCPAKCYEVNEDGQVEVTADGCMECGTCRVLCEESGDIDWSYPRGGFGVLFKFG